Proteins encoded together in one Heliangelus exortis chromosome 13, bHelExo1.hap1, whole genome shotgun sequence window:
- the SLC9A5 gene encoding sodium/hydrogen exchanger 5 isoform X6 — MQSPAASPGPAAPEGAELLRWQWREVQGPCLVAAWILVASLAKIVFHLSRKVTSIVPESCLLILLGLGLGGIVLAVAKKAEYQLEPNMFFLFLLPPIVLDSGYFMPSRLFFDNIGAILTYAVVGTLWNSFTTGFALWGLHRAGLMDPGVEAGLMDFLLFGSLISAVDPVAVLAVFEEVHVNETLFIIVFGESLLNDAVTVVLYKVFNSFVELGPANIHATDYLKGVASFFLVSLGGTAVGLLFAFLLALITRFTKRVRIIEPLFVFLLAYVAYLAAEMVSLSSILAVTFCGICCKKYVEANISQKSRTTVKYTMKTLASSSETIIFMFLGISAVDTSKWAWDTALVLGTLFFILLFRAVGVVLQTCVLNRFRLIPLDRIDQVVMSYGGLRGAVAFALVILLDRAKVKAKDYFVATTIVVVFFTVIVQGLTIKPLVTWLKVKRSDHHKPTLNEELHEHAFDHILAAVEDIVGHHGYHYWRDKWEQFDKKYLSQLLMRKSAYRLRDEIWDVYYKLNIRDAISFVDQGGHVLSAAKLALPSMPSRTSVSESSVTNLLRESGSGACLDLQVIDTVRSRRDKEDAAMHHVLRGSLYKPRRRAAWMSAPAPASSPPRPPWQRRSCPGKETRLIWLFTSPRRPPKSCQWICRRHGTKASPPWRASLPPRAWRVDLSTGDLPALCWRSSPSLAAK; from the exons ATGCAGTCCCCGGCGGCTtctcccggccccgccgccccggaGGGGGCCGAGCTGCTGCGGTGGCAGTGGCGGGAGGTGCAGGGGCCCTGCCTGGTGGCCGCCTGGATCCTGGTGGCCAGCCTGGCCAAGATCG TTTTCCACCTGTCCAGGAAGGTGACATCCATCGTCCCGGAGAGCTGCCTGCtgatcctgctggggctgggcctGGGGGGCATCGTGTTGGCTGTGGCGAAGAAAGCCGAGTACCAGCTGGAGCCCAACatgttcttcctcttccttctgccCCCCATTGTCCTCGACTCGGGCTACTTCATGCCCAGCCGCCTCTTCTTCGACAACATCGGTGCCATCCTCACCTACGCGGTGGTGGGAACCCTCTGGAATTCCTTCACCACTGGATTTGCCCTCTGGGGGCTGCACCGGGCCGGGCTCATGG ATCCAGGTGTTGAAGCTGGGCTGATGGATTTCCTGCTCTTCGGCAGCCTCATCTCAGCTGTGGACcctgtggcagtgctggctgtctTCGAAGAGGTCCATGTAAATGAGACCCTCTTCATCATCGTGTTTGGAGAGTCCCTCCTGAATGATGCTGTCACAGTG GTCCTGTACAAGGTCTTCAACTCTTTCGTGGAGCTGGGCCCTGCGAACATCCATGCCACGGACTACTTGAAGGGGGTAG CCTCCTTCTTCCTGGTGAGCCTGGGGGGCACGGCCGTGGGGCTGCTCTTTGCCTTCCTGCTGGCCCTGATCACACGGTTCACCAAGCGTGTGCGCATCATCGAGCCGCTCTTCGTCTTCCTCCTGGCCTACGTCGCGTACCTGGCGGCTGAAATGGTCTCGCTCTCCTCCATCCTGGC AGTCACCTTCTGCGGGATCTGCTGCAAGAAGTACGTGGAAGCCAACATCTCCCAGAAATCCCGCACCACGGTCAAGTACACCATGAAGACActggccagcagctcagagaccATCATCTTTATGTTCCTGGGCATCTCGGCCGTGGACACCTCCAAGTGGGCGTGGGACACAGCGCTGGTGCTGGGCACCCTGTTCTTTATCCTGCTTTTCAGAGCTGTAG GCGTTGTCCTCCAGACCTGCGTGCTCAACCGCTTCCGCCTCATCCCCCTGGACAGGATTGACCAGGTGGTCATGTCCTATGGTGGCCTCCGTGGAGCTGTGGCCTTCGCCCTGGTCATCCTGCTGGACAGGGCAAAGGTGAAAGCCAAGGACTACTTTGTGGCCACGACCATCGTGGTGGTGTTCTTCACTGTCATTGTGCAG GGCCTCACCATCAAACCCCTGGTGACCTGGCTGAAGGTGAAGCGTAGTGACCACCACAAGCCCACGCTGAACGAGGAGCTGCACGAGCAC GCCTTTGACCACATTCTGGCAGCAGTGGAGGACATCGTGGGGCACCACGGCTACCATTACTGGCGGGACAA GTGGGAGCAGTTTGACAAGAAGTACCTGAGTCAGCTCCTGATGAGGAAATCAGCCTACAGGCTGCGGGATGAGATCTGGGATGTCTACTACAAGCTGAACATCCGGGATGCCATCAGCTTTGTTGACCAG ggTGGCCACGTGCTCTCGGCTGCCAAGCTGGCACTGCCCTCCATGCCCAGCCGCACCTCCGTGTCCGAGTCGTCGGTCACAAACCTCCT GAGGGAGAGCGGGAGCGGTGCCTGCCTGGACCTGCAGGTGATCGACACGGTGCGGAGCCGCCGGGACAAGGAGGATGCGGCCATGCACCACGTCCTGCGGGGCAGCCTCTACAAACCCCGACGGAGG gcagcctggatgtctgccccagcccctgcatCATCCCCCCCTCGCCCACCTTGGCAGAGAAGGAGTTGCCCTGGAAAGGAGACCAGGCTGATCTGGCTGTTTACATCTCCTCGGAGACCACCAAAATCGTGCCAGTGGATATGCAGAAGGCATGGAACCAAAGCATCTCCTCCCTGGAGAGCATCGCTTCCCCCCCGGGCCTGGAGAGTGGACCTCAGCACAGGAGATttgccagccctgtgctggaggagcagccccagtCTGGCAGCCAagtga
- the SLC9A5 gene encoding sodium/hydrogen exchanger 5 isoform X5 has protein sequence MQSPAASPGPAAPEGAELLRWQWREVQGPCLVAAWILVASLAKIVFHLSRKVTSIVPESCLLILLGLGLGGIVLAVAKKAEYQLEPNMFFLFLLPPIVLDSGYFMPSRLFFDNIGAILTYAVVGTLWNSFTTGFALWGLHRAGLMDPGVEAGLMDFLLFGSLISAVDPVAVLAVFEEVHVNETLFIIVFGESLLNDAVTVVLYKVFNSFVELGPANIHATDYLKGVASFFLVSLGGTAVGLLFAFLLALITRFTKRVRIIEPLFVFLLAYVAYLAAEMVSLSSILAVTFCGICCKKYVEANISQKSRTTVKYTMKTLASSSETIIFMFLGISAVDTSKWAWDTALVLGTLFFILLFRAVGVVLQTCVLNRFRLIPLDRIDQVVMSYGGLRGAVAFALVILLDRAKVKAKDYFVATTIVVVFFTVIVQGLTIKPLVTWLKVKRSDHHKPTLNEELHEHAFDHILAAVEDIVGHHGYHYWRDKWEQFDKKYLSQLLMRKSAYRLRDEIWDVYYKLNIRDAISFVDQGGHVLSAAKLALPSMPSRTSVSESSVTNLLRESGSGACLDLQVIDTVRSRRDKEDAAMHHVLRGSLYKPRRRYKASYSRHFISPDKQERQDKEIFCQNMKRRLETFKSTKHNVWSSKSKARMKEKGRKKKNTSLTSDAPNGKTHRNIPWQEAAPVLVMVSSEEEESDSSETEREDDEGIVFIARATSEVLQGKTTQGSLDVCPSPCIIPPSPTLAEKELPWKGDQADLAVYISSETTKIVPVDMQKAWNQSISSLESIASPPGLESGPQHRRFASPVLEEQPQSGSQVMLEQSSCFQFPSHLSKSGRSQSDSSPEGPEQQELQPLMASEEQGRMVPTTEPRWLVFNRASHL, from the exons ATGCAGTCCCCGGCGGCTtctcccggccccgccgccccggaGGGGGCCGAGCTGCTGCGGTGGCAGTGGCGGGAGGTGCAGGGGCCCTGCCTGGTGGCCGCCTGGATCCTGGTGGCCAGCCTGGCCAAGATCG TTTTCCACCTGTCCAGGAAGGTGACATCCATCGTCCCGGAGAGCTGCCTGCtgatcctgctggggctgggcctGGGGGGCATCGTGTTGGCTGTGGCGAAGAAAGCCGAGTACCAGCTGGAGCCCAACatgttcttcctcttccttctgccCCCCATTGTCCTCGACTCGGGCTACTTCATGCCCAGCCGCCTCTTCTTCGACAACATCGGTGCCATCCTCACCTACGCGGTGGTGGGAACCCTCTGGAATTCCTTCACCACTGGATTTGCCCTCTGGGGGCTGCACCGGGCCGGGCTCATGG ATCCAGGTGTTGAAGCTGGGCTGATGGATTTCCTGCTCTTCGGCAGCCTCATCTCAGCTGTGGACcctgtggcagtgctggctgtctTCGAAGAGGTCCATGTAAATGAGACCCTCTTCATCATCGTGTTTGGAGAGTCCCTCCTGAATGATGCTGTCACAGTG GTCCTGTACAAGGTCTTCAACTCTTTCGTGGAGCTGGGCCCTGCGAACATCCATGCCACGGACTACTTGAAGGGGGTAG CCTCCTTCTTCCTGGTGAGCCTGGGGGGCACGGCCGTGGGGCTGCTCTTTGCCTTCCTGCTGGCCCTGATCACACGGTTCACCAAGCGTGTGCGCATCATCGAGCCGCTCTTCGTCTTCCTCCTGGCCTACGTCGCGTACCTGGCGGCTGAAATGGTCTCGCTCTCCTCCATCCTGGC AGTCACCTTCTGCGGGATCTGCTGCAAGAAGTACGTGGAAGCCAACATCTCCCAGAAATCCCGCACCACGGTCAAGTACACCATGAAGACActggccagcagctcagagaccATCATCTTTATGTTCCTGGGCATCTCGGCCGTGGACACCTCCAAGTGGGCGTGGGACACAGCGCTGGTGCTGGGCACCCTGTTCTTTATCCTGCTTTTCAGAGCTGTAG GCGTTGTCCTCCAGACCTGCGTGCTCAACCGCTTCCGCCTCATCCCCCTGGACAGGATTGACCAGGTGGTCATGTCCTATGGTGGCCTCCGTGGAGCTGTGGCCTTCGCCCTGGTCATCCTGCTGGACAGGGCAAAGGTGAAAGCCAAGGACTACTTTGTGGCCACGACCATCGTGGTGGTGTTCTTCACTGTCATTGTGCAG GGCCTCACCATCAAACCCCTGGTGACCTGGCTGAAGGTGAAGCGTAGTGACCACCACAAGCCCACGCTGAACGAGGAGCTGCACGAGCAC GCCTTTGACCACATTCTGGCAGCAGTGGAGGACATCGTGGGGCACCACGGCTACCATTACTGGCGGGACAA GTGGGAGCAGTTTGACAAGAAGTACCTGAGTCAGCTCCTGATGAGGAAATCAGCCTACAGGCTGCGGGATGAGATCTGGGATGTCTACTACAAGCTGAACATCCGGGATGCCATCAGCTTTGTTGACCAG ggTGGCCACGTGCTCTCGGCTGCCAAGCTGGCACTGCCCTCCATGCCCAGCCGCACCTCCGTGTCCGAGTCGTCGGTCACAAACCTCCT GAGGGAGAGCGGGAGCGGTGCCTGCCTGGACCTGCAGGTGATCGACACGGTGCGGAGCCGCCGGGACAAGGAGGATGCGGCCATGCACCACGTCCTGCGGGGCAGCCTCTACAAACCCCGACGGAGG TACAAGGCCAGCTACAGCCGTCACTTCATCTCTCCAGATAAACAAGAGCGCCAAGATAAAGAAATCTTCTGTCAGAACATGAAGAGGAGGCTGGAGACCTTCAAGTCCACAAAGCACAACGTCTGGTCCTCCAAGAGCAAGGCCAGGATGAAggaaaagggcaggaaaaag AAGAACACCTCTTTGACAAGTGATGCACCCAATGGGAAGACACACAGAAACATCCCCTGGCAGGAGGCAG CTCCTGTCCTGGTGATGGTcagctcagaggaggaggagagcgacagctcagagacagagagagaggatgatgaagggattGTGTTCATCGCTCGAGCCACCAGTGAGGTCCTGCAGGGAAAGACAACTCAAG gcagcctggatgtctgccccagcccctgcatCATCCCCCCCTCGCCCACCTTGGCAGAGAAGGAGTTGCCCTGGAAAGGAGACCAGGCTGATCTGGCTGTTTACATCTCCTCGGAGACCACCAAAATCGTGCCAGTGGATATGCAGAAGGCATGGAACCAAAGCATCTCCTCCCTGGAGAGCATCGCTTCCCCCCCGGGCCTGGAGAGTGGACCTCAGCACAGGAGATttgccagccctgtgctggaggagcagccccagtCTGGCAGCCAagtgatgctggagcagagctcctgTTTCCAGTTCCCCAGCCACCTCTCCAAGAGCGGCCGCTCACAGAGTGACAGCAGCCCGGAGGggcctgagcagcaggagctgcagcctttGATGGCTtcagaggagcagggcaggatggTGCCCACCACGGAGCCCAGGTGGCTGGTGTTCAACAGAGCAAGCCACCTCTGA